The sequence AGTGAATCCACTAAATTTCAGAAGCGATTAAAGGCGCTGATCGACTTCAAGTTTGAACAACTGATGCCTTATCGTCCCTTTATCGGAGCGCTTGCTCGTTTTGCAGCGAATCCCTCTCATCCGCTTTCACCTTTCTCCCAACCATCGAAGCCTTATCGGGACCAGGCCATCGCGATGTTCGAACAAATTATTGAGGGTAGCGATATTAAAATTCCATCTCCCATCAAGCATAGCTTACCCACCTTGTTGTGGGCTTATCAGATGGCCCTCACCTTATTCTGGATCAATGATTCCTCTGCGGGCCAGGAGCATACAAAAAGTCTTGCAGACTTCAGCCAGAAACTCATCACAAAATGGCTGACCTTGTCGCGCCTCCCTCTCCTCCATCCTTTCCTCTCTTCTGTGGATACGCTGGTCCGAATGATTCAAGACCCGGGGTCTCCTCCACGTTAACTGGCGGCCTACAGCTCCAGGGCAGTGCATCTGAAATAGCCCTTGAATTTCCAGACACGAATGCCTTATTGATATCCGTGGGCGGAAATATGTTTTCATTATGGGCACCTACAGCCAGTACGGATGTACGACGAGTGCCAGCTACACGGCATATGATGGTACGTCGTTCACAGCCGCCTTCAGTCTGACGGGTTGTAATGTGTCTGGTTATGCCTTTTCGGAAAGTATTACCTATACGTTTACGAAACAATAGGGAGTGTCTTATCGAAAAACAGAAGCCTTCCAATCTTCCTGGTTTTTTTGGATAGAAATTAACTATCACGCCCGCCTAGAGGATCGCGTGATTCTATCCAAAAGACCAAGCGCTTCAAGTTCTCGATTTAACCAAGCGATGTTGGACGCCTGGCTTGCCCAATGAGCCAGATTATTTTCTTCAAGCCTGAACTGTTTCTCCAACTGTAAAAACAAGGATTCCAGTCGATGACTCATCGACCCTCGCAATCGGTACTGCGGCCGGTCTCGCCTTTTTCCGATAAAAGAAGAAATGGCCAGGCTTGCATTGGAAAACAGTATCCCAATTCTTGATGGGCTTTGATCCCAGTCTCCCAAAATTGCGGACAAAATCCTTTGGGTTTTTTCAATATCCGCAACAACTTGCTCTACACGCCTGATCGCTGTTGGATTGGCGGCCAAACCACTTCTTTGTTTTCTAAGATAATCAATCAGGGCCAGCAAATTATCCCTCATCCCCTGGATAGATTTCTGATAATTATTGTCATCGGTAAAATCCTTATGCGCCTCTACACGAGCATCCTGCAAACGACGTATGTAATCACGAATCACCAACATCGATTGCCAACGCAACCCACTCTCATGAATCTTGGCTCTCACTAACTGATAGGGAGCCTTGTTCCATGTTTTTGTTCGCGTCACAAATCCAGGTTGATGTTCTTCATCCAAAAACCACCTCAAGGCCAAAGAATCGATGGCAAACAGGCCTTCTATGGTTTTTTGATTGTGTGCATCTCTTTCAGCCAAATCACCAGGAAGCACTTTCCCTTGAGCTACCAATTCTTCGTTGAGTCTTCTTTCGATTCCCGCAAAAAAGTTGGTGCTGCTGGCCTCTTTTTTAAGTCTGGCCCGGGCGCTTGCAAAGGCCTCTTCAAACTCCAATCCTTCACTGTCCAATAATTGATTCAAAATATTCAAAAAAGTATCTTCATGACGAAGTCGGGTACAGCCTTTGAGATCCTCCAAGCCAGTTTCATTTTTTCTGAACGCTCGCTTGATTTCTGCTTCATCCGTGCTTTCTCTTCGTGCAAAATATTCCTTGAGCTTATCCACATTTTCCAGACCTACACAGGATACATTCTCATTAGACTCAGCATCTATCATTGCCTGTTCTATTGCTGCTCTTTCTGCATTAATTTTAGCGGCCTCATGCTGAGAAAAAATAGAGACTAAGGCTTTTTCATTCTCATGGCGATATCTGCACAATTCTTCTTCCAACTCATAAGGTTTCAAGTTTTTTCTATTTTGTATCACCCAATCACAAAAGCGATAGCCATCGTCCGGAGCCAGAACATTTTTCATGTAGGCCAAATAGGCCGCCAAGAAAACCTGATCCCCTCTTTGAAAGACTTTGTTTTCAGCGGTCACAAAGTGTCCATCTTCACTTTGGTTTGCTTCATCTCCCGCAAAAACTTGCATGGCCCTCAAAGTCGCCATTTCACTCACCGAATCAAACGAAAACTTTACAGGCCCTGTAGGAGATTCATGCCCCACCATTTCATCCGGAAAACCCAGTCCAGTTTGAAAGGCTAGATTCCACATCAAATCAAAACGACCTGCTTGAGCCAAAGCTAAATAGACCGAAGCAGGAATTCCTCTTCCACTGTTCAAGACCGATTTCATTCCGACAATGATTTGGGCATTGGGCTTAAAATTTTTGATACGCCCTTCAGAAAGAGCAAATCTCAAGGCCGGCGAGGGCAAACTGGTAATCACAGTATCTGCCAATTGCAAAAGCCCATCGTTGTATCTTGGATCGGAGGCGTGCAAGGCACA comes from Deltaproteobacteria bacterium and encodes:
- a CDS encoding TetR family transcriptional regulator, whose translation is MMKETDKAKKTRAQILQAALELFYENGFEKTTLRDVAKKSGMALGATYYYFHSKEEMVFEFYAQTHEEALVRNALIVSESTKFQKRLKALIDFKFEQLMPYRPFIGALARFAANPSHPLSPFSQPSKPYRDQAIAMFEQIIEGSDIKIPSPIKHSLPTLLWAYQMALTLFWINDSSAGQEHTKSLADFSQKLITKWLTLSRLPLLHPFLSSVDTLVRMIQDPGSPPR